One Saccharopolyspora erythraea NRRL 2338 genomic region harbors:
- a CDS encoding DUF3592 domain-containing protein: MASDAVAPDAADSVTDPSTVGDEAATRSPASGEEAARRRPEEGGDEAARAPRDGDVSRDSRGDEVTRGPRGDDVAQDPRDAVRDSHGDDAAEGPRGDEAAQAPRDGDETAARPRAGSGAGRRPRRDARRIAARGVLGLLLLLTGLLLAIIVGCFINDRTIEESRGQAVAEVVDSSFTRTVVRFSTDEGRVYIPPAGVLYPSGLQQGQLVRVEYDTRNPDLVRVAGRTMVLSLLPVGTAIAGTWLVLLPTYLVLRRRRA, translated from the coding sequence GTGGCGAGCGACGCGGTGGCACCGGACGCGGCCGACTCGGTGACCGACCCGAGCACGGTAGGTGACGAGGCGGCGACTCGCAGTCCGGCGTCCGGCGAGGAGGCGGCCCGCCGCCGCCCGGAGGAAGGCGGCGACGAGGCGGCTCGGGCCCCGCGCGACGGCGACGTCAGCCGGGACTCGCGCGGCGACGAGGTGACCCGCGGCCCGCGCGGTGACGACGTGGCACAGGACCCGCGCGACGCGGTTCGGGACTCGCACGGCGACGACGCAGCCGAGGGCCCGCGCGGCGATGAGGCGGCTCAGGCCCCGCGCGACGGCGACGAGACGGCTGCCCGTCCGCGCGCCGGCAGCGGGGCGGGGCGCCGACCGCGGCGCGATGCGCGGCGGATCGCCGCTCGCGGCGTGCTCGGCCTGTTGCTGCTGCTCACCGGTCTCCTGCTGGCGATCATCGTCGGCTGCTTCATCAACGACCGCACCATCGAGGAGTCCCGCGGCCAGGCGGTCGCCGAGGTGGTGGACAGCTCCTTCACCCGCACCGTGGTCCGCTTCAGCACCGACGAGGGCCGGGTGTACATCCCGCCGGCAGGCGTCCTCTACCCCTCCGGGCTCCAGCAGGGACAGCTCGTCCGCGTCGAGTACGACACGCGCAACCCCGACCTGGTCCGCGTCGCGGGACGGACGATGGTGCTCTCGCTCCTGCCCGTCGGCACGGCGATCGCGGGGACCTGGCTCGTCCTGCTGCCGACGTACCTGGTGCTGCGCAGGCGCCGCGCCTGA
- a CDS encoding demethylmenaquinone methyltransferase yields the protein MSRAGLDKNPREVAAMFDGVARRYDLTNTVISFGQDRRWRHVTRDALQPKAGERILDLAAGSGVSTVEFGRSGAWCVAADLSVGMLQAGRHREVPMVAADALRLPFADESFDAVTIMFGLRNLTDTVAGLREMARVVRPGGRLVVCEFSTPTWKPFRSVYMLYVMRILPLVAGAVASNPDAYTYLAESIRDWPDQKALAGKIAEAGWGEVAWRDLTNGAVAVHRAVKPAS from the coding sequence GTGTCTAGGGCAGGTTTGGACAAGAACCCGCGTGAGGTCGCCGCGATGTTCGACGGCGTCGCGCGACGCTACGACCTGACCAACACGGTGATCTCGTTCGGCCAGGACCGGCGCTGGCGCCACGTCACCCGCGACGCCCTCCAGCCGAAGGCCGGCGAGCGCATCCTGGACCTGGCCGCGGGCAGCGGAGTTTCCACGGTCGAGTTCGGCCGCTCGGGCGCCTGGTGCGTCGCGGCGGACCTGTCGGTCGGCATGCTCCAAGCGGGCCGCCACCGCGAGGTGCCCATGGTCGCGGCGGACGCCCTGCGGCTGCCGTTCGCCGACGAGTCCTTCGACGCGGTGACGATCATGTTCGGCCTGCGCAACCTGACCGACACGGTCGCGGGCCTGCGGGAGATGGCCCGCGTGGTGCGGCCGGGAGGACGGCTCGTGGTGTGCGAGTTCTCCACCCCCACCTGGAAGCCGTTCCGGTCGGTCTACATGCTCTACGTGATGCGGATCCTCCCGCTGGTGGCGGGCGCGGTCGCCTCGAACCCGGACGCGTACACGTACCTGGCGGAGTCGATCCGCGACTGGCCCGACCAGAAGGCCCTCGCGGGCAAGATCGCCGAAGCCGGGTGGGGCGAGGTCGCCTGGCGCGACCTCACCAACGGCGCCGTCGCCGTCCACCGCGCCGTCAAGCCGGCGAGCTGA
- the paaC gene encoding 1,2-phenylacetyl-CoA epoxidase subunit PaaC yields the protein MNTPGTRSNTAGWVLGAPSASTVDRSVPDSVSAVDLSTYCLMLGDDALVLSARLSEWGVRGSDLATDIALATIALDLLRQARILLERAGELEGAGRDENRLAHFRDAAHFRNVRLAEVDCGPGRSGDFAATVARLLVMSTWRAAVFERLARTRDPVLSDQASRSIATLTAHRDHAGRWAASLGRRGTEERAALADGLERIWPLVGELFSPHPVELSLAEADCAVDPAAVRSDVVAHLDTVLAEARVDRPDPAVFTTFTPPGGREGAHTGSMEFLLAEMQYLARSAR from the coding sequence ATGAACACTCCGGGTACGCGATCCAACACGGCGGGATGGGTGCTCGGCGCACCGTCCGCCTCCACTGTGGACAGGTCGGTGCCGGACTCGGTGTCCGCAGTGGACCTCTCCACCTACTGCCTGATGCTGGGCGACGACGCGCTGGTGCTGTCGGCCCGGCTGTCCGAATGGGGCGTCCGGGGATCCGACCTCGCGACCGACATCGCGCTGGCCACCATCGCGCTGGACCTGTTGCGCCAGGCCAGGATTCTCCTGGAACGCGCGGGCGAGCTCGAAGGCGCCGGCCGCGACGAGAACCGGCTGGCCCACTTCCGCGACGCGGCGCACTTCCGCAACGTCCGGCTCGCCGAGGTCGACTGCGGACCGGGCCGCAGCGGCGACTTCGCGGCCACCGTCGCCCGGCTCCTGGTGATGTCGACGTGGCGCGCGGCCGTGTTCGAACGCCTCGCCCGCACCCGCGACCCCGTCCTGTCCGACCAGGCGTCCCGGAGCATCGCCACGCTGACCGCGCACCGCGACCACGCCGGCCGCTGGGCCGCGTCGCTGGGCCGGCGCGGCACCGAGGAACGCGCCGCGCTGGCCGACGGGCTCGAGCGCATCTGGCCGCTGGTCGGCGAGCTGTTCAGCCCGCACCCGGTCGAACTGTCGCTGGCCGAGGCGGACTGCGCCGTCGACCCGGCGGCGGTGCGCTCCGACGTCGTCGCCCACCTCGACACCGTCCTCGCCGAGGCGCGCGTCGACCGCCCCGACCCGGCGGTGTTCACCACCTTCACCCCGCCCGGCGGGCGGGAAGGGGCGCACACCGGTTCCATGGAGTTCCTGCTCGCCGAGATGCAGTACCTAGCCCGGTCGGCCCGGTAA
- a CDS encoding M1 family metallopeptidase yields MFRRQGLRVAAAACCAAAFLATPALAGSDGPGAPGVGDDYFPGYGNGGYDVSHYDVQVRYRPADDYLQGTTTIVAKPTQNLTAFNLDFALKVKSVLVNGQRAQFEHDGLELTVTPPRTLPQGSLATFVVEYDGVPSTVEAGGIKPWIRTADGALAIGQPEISSWWFPGNDHPRDKATFDIAVTVPDGTEVLANGVNTGKSSLAGQTTWQWRTTKPTATYLAFMAVGQYEISTKPGAFGQPFVTAYSDKLGEYEGAAKASIERTPEVVEFLSGLFGEYPFEAQGGVATSEGMSFALENQTRPTYSHLFFRRGANMSVVVHEIAHQWFGDSISVDTWRNIWLNEGFASYAEWLWSEAQGTGTAQQLFDHYYSSTPADDPFWQVKPGDPGAANVFHGAVYDRGAMTLHALRNVVGDAALLDITRTWVAEKRYQTGTIEEFIELAEQRSGKQLDEFFEAWLFTPGKPAVGAATGVPASATTASLVPPPAVAEIDAVHERVHDHD; encoded by the coding sequence GAACGGCGGCTACGACGTCTCGCACTACGACGTCCAGGTGCGCTACCGGCCGGCGGACGACTACCTGCAGGGCACGACCACCATCGTGGCCAAGCCGACGCAGAACCTGACCGCGTTCAACCTGGACTTCGCTTTGAAGGTGAAGTCGGTGCTTGTCAACGGGCAGCGTGCGCAGTTCGAGCACGACGGTCTGGAGCTGACCGTTACCCCGCCGCGGACTCTGCCGCAGGGCAGCCTGGCGACGTTCGTCGTCGAGTACGACGGCGTCCCGTCGACGGTCGAGGCCGGCGGGATCAAGCCGTGGATCCGCACCGCCGACGGCGCGCTCGCGATCGGGCAGCCGGAGATCTCGTCGTGGTGGTTCCCCGGCAACGACCACCCGCGCGACAAGGCGACCTTCGACATCGCCGTCACCGTGCCCGACGGCACCGAGGTGCTGGCCAACGGCGTCAACACCGGGAAGTCGAGCCTGGCGGGCCAGACCACGTGGCAGTGGCGGACCACCAAGCCCACCGCGACATACCTGGCGTTCATGGCGGTCGGGCAGTACGAGATCAGCACCAAGCCCGGCGCGTTCGGCCAGCCGTTCGTCACCGCCTACTCCGACAAGCTCGGCGAGTACGAGGGCGCGGCCAAGGCCAGCATCGAGCGGACGCCGGAGGTCGTGGAGTTCCTCTCCGGGCTGTTCGGCGAGTACCCGTTCGAGGCGCAGGGCGGCGTGGCCACCTCCGAGGGCATGAGCTTCGCGCTGGAGAACCAGACCCGGCCGACCTACAGCCACCTGTTCTTCCGCCGCGGCGCGAACATGTCGGTGGTCGTGCACGAGATCGCCCACCAGTGGTTCGGCGACTCGATCTCGGTCGACACCTGGCGCAACATCTGGCTCAACGAGGGCTTCGCCTCCTACGCGGAGTGGCTGTGGTCGGAGGCGCAGGGCACCGGCACCGCGCAGCAGCTCTTCGACCACTACTACTCGTCGACACCGGCCGACGACCCGTTCTGGCAGGTCAAGCCCGGCGATCCGGGCGCTGCCAACGTGTTCCACGGCGCGGTCTACGACCGCGGCGCGATGACCCTGCACGCGCTGCGCAACGTCGTCGGCGACGCGGCGCTGCTGGACATCACGCGCACCTGGGTCGCGGAGAAGCGCTACCAGACCGGGACCATCGAGGAGTTCATCGAGCTGGCCGAGCAGCGCTCGGGCAAGCAGCTCGACGAGTTCTTCGAGGCGTGGCTGTTCACGCCGGGCAAGCCCGCCGTCGGCGCGGCGACCGGCGTCCCGGCCAGCGCCACCACCGCGTCGCTCGTGCCGCCTCCGGCGGTCGCCGAGATCGACGCGGTGCACGAGCGCGTGCACGACCACGACTGA
- a CDS encoding isochorismate synthase, with protein MATTSRLLTARTRRLRAGDPLHDRPLLELLPRDTPMSWVRDGDGLVGWGCAARLDTSGTERFVEADAWWQDWAEQVEVHDEVGLPGTGPVAFTSMAFAEEPGRSVLVVPEVLVGQRDGVRWVTTVGEPAAARPPEPVAHPGMVRYSDGQLSATGYRQAVADAVRRMREVGDLDKIVLAHDLLACTSDPLDGRFLLNNLAARYPSCWTFSVDGLVGATPELLLERTGQLVRSRVLAGTIWPREGRGADELAAELLASGKDRSEHDYAASSLATCLSPFCTELTVPEEPSVLRLRNVMHLASDVSGVLSGSQATLLRMTDAVHPTAAVGGTPTPQAVKLIHELEGMDRDRYAGPVGWVDARGNGEFGVALRCAQIQSAPEDREGRVRLFAGCGIVADSDPDLEVAEAEAKLLPMREALEGIA; from the coding sequence GTGGCCACTACCTCGCGTCTGCTGACCGCGCGTACACGGAGGCTCCGTGCAGGTGATCCCCTGCACGATCGGCCTCTGCTGGAACTCCTGCCGCGCGACACCCCGATGAGCTGGGTGCGCGACGGCGACGGCCTGGTCGGCTGGGGCTGCGCGGCCCGGCTGGACACCTCCGGCACCGAGCGCTTCGTCGAGGCGGACGCCTGGTGGCAGGACTGGGCGGAGCAGGTCGAGGTGCACGACGAGGTCGGGCTGCCCGGTACAGGGCCGGTCGCTTTCACGAGCATGGCGTTCGCGGAGGAGCCCGGTCGTTCCGTACTCGTGGTGCCTGAGGTGCTCGTCGGCCAGCGCGACGGCGTGCGCTGGGTCACCACGGTCGGCGAGCCGGCCGCCGCGCGCCCGCCTGAACCGGTCGCGCACCCCGGCATGGTCCGCTACAGCGACGGGCAGCTCAGCGCCACCGGATACCGGCAGGCCGTGGCCGACGCGGTGCGCCGCATGCGGGAGGTCGGCGACCTGGACAAGATCGTGCTGGCCCACGACCTGCTGGCCTGCACGTCCGACCCGCTGGACGGCCGCTTCCTGCTGAACAACCTGGCGGCCCGCTACCCGAGCTGCTGGACCTTCTCGGTGGACGGGCTGGTCGGGGCGACCCCGGAGCTGCTGCTGGAGCGCACCGGGCAGCTCGTCCGCTCCCGGGTGCTCGCGGGCACGATATGGCCGCGCGAGGGCCGCGGTGCCGACGAGCTCGCCGCCGAGCTGCTCGCCTCCGGCAAGGACCGCAGCGAGCACGACTACGCGGCCAGTTCGCTGGCCACCTGCCTGAGCCCGTTCTGCACCGAGCTGACCGTGCCCGAGGAACCGTCGGTGCTCCGCCTGCGCAACGTCATGCACCTGGCGTCGGACGTCTCCGGCGTGCTGAGCGGCAGCCAGGCGACGCTGCTGCGGATGACCGACGCCGTGCACCCGACCGCCGCCGTCGGCGGAACGCCGACTCCGCAGGCGGTGAAGCTCATCCACGAGCTGGAGGGCATGGACCGCGACCGCTACGCGGGTCCGGTCGGCTGGGTCGACGCCCGCGGCAACGGCGAGTTCGGGGTGGCGCTGCGCTGCGCGCAGATCCAGTCGGCCCCCGAGGACCGGGAGGGCCGGGTCCGGCTGTTCGCCGGGTGCGGCATCGTCGCCGACTCCGATCCCGACCTGGAAGTGGCCGAGGCGGAAGCGAAGCTGCTGCCGATGCGGGAGGCGCTGGAAGGCATCGCCTAG
- a CDS encoding inositol monophosphatase family protein, whose amino-acid sequence MTALPSEPAQRVEPGLVSRALEIAGRLANDAADVITDTAGRGARPAATESPFDWVTDTGRILERHTRRVLADEFPGIPVFGEEFDSSPGTTVAEQWAARSSSARFRWSVDPVDGTANYVAGLPWCAYSLAMLDEHGPVVGVVADPYRGQIYAAARGRGMRANGTPVRLSDQQETRAGIVCTELTRTGAWCGMDRFITNATAAQVGVRLLGSPALAIAQVALGHAMAAVLDSYEEWDVAGALALAAESGAAVLDRQGRHTALPSDGLLVAAPGVADNVLHWWSQSTGDRTSESTG is encoded by the coding sequence ATGACCGCCTTGCCATCCGAGCCCGCCCAGCGGGTCGAGCCCGGCCTGGTTTCCCGCGCTCTGGAGATCGCGGGCCGGCTTGCCAATGACGCTGCCGACGTCATCACCGACACGGCGGGGCGGGGAGCCAGACCCGCGGCGACCGAGTCGCCCTTCGACTGGGTAACCGACACCGGCCGCATCCTGGAGCGCCACACCCGCCGGGTGCTGGCCGACGAGTTCCCGGGGATCCCGGTGTTCGGCGAGGAGTTCGACTCCTCACCAGGTACGACGGTCGCCGAGCAGTGGGCCGCGCGGTCGAGTTCGGCGCGGTTCCGGTGGTCGGTCGACCCGGTCGACGGCACCGCGAACTACGTCGCCGGACTGCCGTGGTGCGCCTACAGCCTGGCGATGCTCGACGAGCACGGGCCGGTGGTCGGGGTGGTCGCCGACCCGTACCGGGGGCAGATCTACGCGGCGGCGCGCGGGCGCGGGATGCGGGCGAACGGGACTCCGGTGCGGTTGTCCGACCAGCAGGAGACCCGCGCCGGGATCGTGTGCACCGAGCTGACCAGGACCGGCGCGTGGTGCGGCATGGACCGGTTCATCACCAACGCCACGGCCGCGCAGGTGGGCGTGCGGCTGCTCGGGTCGCCGGCGCTGGCGATCGCCCAGGTCGCGCTGGGCCACGCGATGGCCGCGGTGCTCGACTCGTACGAGGAGTGGGACGTGGCGGGGGCCTTGGCGCTGGCGGCCGAGTCCGGTGCCGCGGTGCTGGACCGCCAGGGCCGCCACACCGCGCTGCCCTCCGACGGCCTGCTGGTCGCCGCGCCCGGCGTCGCCGACAACGTCCTGCACTGGTGGTCACAGTCGACCGGCGACCGGACGTCGGAGTCGACCGGCTGA
- a CDS encoding glycosyltransferase family 4 protein — MRIAIVTESFLPQVNGVTNSVLRVLEHLRHRGDSALVVAPGAGPAEHAGTPVVRLPAVDLPVVSSLPIGFPTRRLVQSLHEFQPDVVHLASPFVVGARGLAAARKLGVPTVAVYQTDVAGFAESYGLGLTARAAWRWTRRLHSGADRTLAPSSWAVDALRNHGVPRVHRWGRGVDTARFSPRHRDEALHDELAPNGELLVGYVGRLAPEKHIEKLAVLNDMPGVRVVVVGDGPQRASLEEALPGAAFLGLRTGEELARIYASLDVFVHTGPYETFCQAVQEAMASGVAVVAPDAGGPRDLVLPGRTGYLLPPDDTAALRDAVNALRDGALRTRFGQAARTAVSGRTWPALCDELVAHYRAVLDTPLRAAA; from the coding sequence GTGCGGATCGCTATCGTCACCGAAAGCTTCCTGCCCCAGGTCAACGGAGTGACCAACTCGGTGCTGCGGGTTCTGGAGCACCTGCGCCACCGCGGGGATTCCGCGCTGGTGGTCGCTCCCGGCGCGGGCCCGGCCGAACACGCGGGCACCCCGGTGGTGCGGCTGCCCGCCGTCGACCTGCCGGTGGTCTCCTCGCTGCCCATCGGCTTCCCCACCCGCAGGCTCGTGCAGTCGCTGCACGAGTTCCAGCCCGACGTCGTGCACCTGGCGTCGCCGTTCGTCGTCGGTGCCCGCGGCCTCGCCGCCGCCCGCAAGCTCGGCGTGCCTACGGTCGCGGTGTACCAGACCGACGTCGCGGGCTTCGCGGAGTCCTACGGCCTGGGCCTGACCGCCCGCGCGGCCTGGCGCTGGACGCGCAGGCTGCACAGCGGCGCCGACCGCACCCTCGCACCCTCGAGCTGGGCCGTCGATGCCCTGCGGAACCACGGCGTCCCTCGCGTGCACCGCTGGGGCCGCGGAGTCGACACCGCCCGGTTCTCCCCCCGCCACCGGGACGAAGCGCTGCACGACGAACTGGCTCCCAACGGCGAACTGCTGGTCGGCTACGTCGGCAGGCTCGCCCCGGAGAAGCACATCGAGAAGCTCGCGGTGCTAAACGACATGCCGGGTGTGCGGGTGGTCGTGGTCGGCGACGGACCGCAGCGCGCGTCGCTCGAAGAGGCACTGCCCGGCGCCGCCTTCCTCGGCCTGCGCACCGGCGAGGAGCTGGCACGCATCTACGCCAGCCTCGACGTCTTCGTGCACACCGGGCCATACGAGACGTTCTGCCAGGCCGTGCAGGAGGCGATGGCCTCCGGCGTCGCGGTGGTCGCACCGGACGCGGGCGGCCCCAGGGACCTGGTGCTGCCCGGCCGCACCGGCTACCTGCTGCCGCCGGACGACACGGCGGCCCTGCGCGACGCGGTCAACGCGTTGCGCGACGGCGCGCTGCGCACCAGGTTCGGCCAGGCCGCGCGGACCGCGGTGTCGGGCCGCACCTGGCCGGCGCTCTGCGACGAGCTGGTCGCCCACTACCGCGCGGTGCTCGACACGCCCCTGCGGGCAGCGGCCTGA